GGACCGTCGACATCAACGGGCCACCCGCGGAGGGTGACGACGGCGGCGACGGTGCCACTGGCGCGCCGGACACCGGCGCTGTCGGCGCCGATACCGAAGGTGCGGCAACCACCGGGGGACGGAGGTCAGAGCCATAGGCGGGTAACGGTCCCGCGGGGCTGGCCGGGGCGCCAACCACCGGAGTCGCCGGCGTGGGCATGGGTCCGCTACCGACCATCGCGGCCGCCACCGGCACAGCTCCGCCGGCCGACGCCAGCGGAGCGCTCGAGCCGGCCGAGACCGGTGCGTGGTCTACGGCAGCGGATTCGACGTCACCGGTCATGGCCGGGGCGGATACCGACGACACGACCGGCGACTGCGGTGGTGGAGCCGACGCCGACCCGGTCGCGTTCACCACCCCTTGCGACAACGAATTCGCACCCGCCGCCGCTGGCTGGCCGGTCATCATCCCCGCCATAAATGAGTTTCCCAACTGATTCGGCGAAGGCCCACCAAAAGCAGCGGCCGGCGACAGACCACCGCCTCCAGGTAGTGGCGCACCCGCCCCCGGGGCACCTGGTATATGTCCAGGCGCGGCAATCGCCGCTCCACCGCCGGTGCCACTGACGCCGGCCCCGGCATGCGCACCAACAGCGCGGGCGCCGTCAGCCTCCACACCGCTGCGTACACTAACCGCACTCTGGGTGCCTATCGGACGTGCGCCGCCGCCACCACCTTGGCCTTCGCTGCCAGCACTGTCACCTACGCTACGCGGCCTTCCAGTGTCTGTATTGATACCCTGGGTTGTAAGGAACTCCTGGGGTGACATTGCCATTCCCTCAGCGGTAAGGATTTTCTGAGTAGCATCCATGATCGCGGCGACCGCAGCCCCAGACTTATGCGCGGCGAATCCATTAGCTTCTGCAATCAGCTGCTCGATTTGAGGTGCCTTGATAGCAGCTGGCTCCTTCGAGTTCTCAATATTGGCGATTCTTTGGTTGTAGTCATCAGCAATTCCTCTTAGCCCTTCGCGCAGACTATCGATTGCATCTGCGCCTTTCTCGAAGGCATTAGCTTTTACCTTGTCTTTCTCGGCTAGGTCGAGATGGTGCTTTTCGCCTTGTTGGAAGCGGGAGACAAGGTCGTCGACTGTGTGCCCTTGATTTCGCGCCGCCAGCAATGTCCACTGGTCATGTAGTCCCTGAGCGTACTGTTCTTGCTGCTGCTGCTGCACACTCCAATGCTGAGCACCAGCGCGAAGTGTCGACGATGGCTGCGGCCACCATGCACCGATAAGAACGGCCGTGTACTTTCCCGCTGGTAGGTCTCCTGCCATACCGTAACCCTCCTTGCGGCGCATGCCCCTAGTACAAATAATCGTGGGCCAAACGCCAAAATCCGACAGATCACCCCAGGTTTGTCGCATTCCTTAGGGGCACAACGCCGCCATTATCGCGTCCGCCTGATTCGCCTCATCAACTGACTGCTGGAAAGTCGACGACGTCTTATCGAATACGCTGCTAATAGCGTCGATACTGCGGTATGCAGCAGCCAGTTTATGTGCAGCTTCTTGCTCGTGACCACCACCCAACGCTGGATTATCTGCCGCCGCGTCAATAATTCCTGCGGCATTAGTCAGCGAAACTCGCGCAATAGCGGTATCAGCCGAATTTGTGTCTGCCTTTACCGAGTGAGCCGCGAGTTGATACGCCGAGCACAGATTCTTCTTGGCGCTCGCAACCTGCTCAGGTGTGAAACTCGGCGGAGCGACTGGGGTTGCCGAAACCTTGCTAGCCCCGCTGGATGTCGGCCGAGTGAGGTCGATGATGCCGATAACGAGTGCGGCAGTTGCAATCAGGATGCCAAGTACCGCCAGCGCGATGGCGACGCGGCTATTCGACGCTCGGCGGGTCGCATCCGTCGGTGGTATCCACTGCGCCGCAGGGGGCGGGTGGGGAATCGTCACTTCAAAAAGGCTAATCGCCGACCGGCTGCGATGTCACTTCACGCAACTCCCGCGGGGAAGCGCCGCTGCCATGGTGGCGACTACTCGCCCCGCTTTATCAAGCGTCATCTGATAAAGCGGCGACGAGACATCTGTACCACTGCCAACAGTGTTGGAGATGCGATAGGCCGAAGCCAGCACCCTCGCCAGCATCGCGGTCGTAACGCTCAGCGCTGGATTAGTACCGCTGCATCCAACACGCCCCGCCGCATTAGCTAAGTCAGCCCGTTGCTGTCCGATGGCGGTGCCCGGTGGTCGCCGGCCGCAGGGTCTCGGGGTCGACCCACTCCCCCAGCCAGTATTCACCGCGGTGACGCGCGGTCATGCCGTCGCGCTGCAGCGCATCACCGTGGCCGGACACCACGTCGGAAATGCTGAACAGCGACTCCGATCCGTCCTCGAAATAACGGCGATGGTCGTGGACCGGATTCACCGAGTTACCGGGCGCCTCGGCTTTGAACCGGGTGGAGCCGTAGCCGTCAACGGAAGGGTCTTCTCCTAGCCCGCCCCACGTCAAACCGATGAGACCCGGCCCCGTCACCTGATCGGGCAACCAGGTCACCGCATCGCCCGAGGCCGCCCCGACGTAGAGATGCCCACCGGGGGACAGATGAAAGTCGGCCGCCGAATGCGCCAGGTCGGTACCCGGAGAGCCGACCAGCACCACATCGTTGCTGTGCATCCCATAGCCCGCCGCCGCATCCGCAACGACGGTCGACCCGTACGAGTGGCCGACCACGGTCATGTGTGCCGGGGCACCTTGGTGGGTGACCGCCAACGCATTCACGTCGGAGGCCAACAACTGGCCACCGGCACGGGCCATGTTCGGCTCCCACAAACCCGGGTCGAACCACGAGTCCGGGGCGTCATAACCCACCCACATCACCACCGCAGTCTCCTTACCCACATCTGCGTGGGCGGACTCCCGGAACAGGTGCGCCCCATCGAGGTTGGCCAGCGTTGCCTCACGCACACCAGTGCCCGAGCCCTTCACCAAAACCGCAGTGTTGGCCGCCGTGTCGGGGTTGCCCATCGCGATGGCGGCAACGCCCTCGCCACCGAAGGCCTCGGGCTCATACCTCAACAGGAATACGTCCGGGCGTTTGCCGGTCCGCTCGTTCACAGCGACCGCTGACGTCTTCAGGCCTTCGCGGGTGCGGCGGGCATTGGCGTAGCGGGCGATAGCCGCTGCGGTCGCCCCGTATTTGGCCGGATCGCCCAGCACGTCGTTGACGGAGACGCGGCACTGCTCGGCGAGGTCTTCCACGCGATGCAGGTCGTCGTTCATCACGGCCGTGTTGACCCGGCTACGCACGACGACGGGAATACCGTTGAGGTTGCCCAGCTCCGGTGGATGGTCGTCGATCAACCGGCCTTGCTGCTCCGCGTTGAGCGTTCTCCACCACCTGTTGACGTCCTCGGCGTTCGTTCCCACCGACGGAAGCGGTAGCGGCTCTTCGGGATTCGCCGACCATTCCGGTGCGTCCACCGCCTGGAGAACCGTCGCGTCGTATCCGTCGGTGCGCAAGGTGACCAGCGACCTTTGCAGGTATGCCGAGTAGCCGCCGCGTATCGATTGCAGCTGGCCCAGGGCTGACTTGGTGTCACGAATGGCGTCGTCTTCACAGGCACGGATGAACGCCTCGAGTGCCGCTCTGTCGCCTGCGCCGAGCTGGGGGTCTTTTTCGAGATGCAACGCTTGGCCAAGTAGGTCGTCGAGCCGCTGCAGTTGACTCTCCAACGTCGAGATAGCCACTTCGCTGGTGCGTTGCGCCTCGGCCAGGGCGGCCGCGACGTTTTCCAGGTCGACCGCGATCTTGGGCAACTGTAGGGACTGCGCACCGAGCGCCCGGGCCGTGCGCTGCACTTCGGCGGAGTCGTTGATCGAGTGCTCGCCATTTTCCCGATTCCACGACGCCTCGAAGCGACGACGCGCCTCGTCGAACGCCTTGTTGGACTCGGCGGTGCACCGGCCCGCGTCATGAAACACCCGCGCTAAATCGGAAATCTGGGCCGGACGCCCGGTTTGCAGGCTTTTGTCGATCGCCCAGGGGTGACCGCCGGCTTCGGCTATTAGATGCGGAATGCTGATGTATCGGAGCTGCATCGCACCGCCCGCATTTCTGCGGCGTTGCGGTCGTCCATGTCGGTGAACTCATTGGCGGCGTAATGCGCCTTGCGGCCGAGTTCGGTCAGTGTTTCCCGGTGGCCCTGCAAGGTTTTGACGTGCTGGGCGTGCGCCGAAGTGACGGCGCCGTGAAAGCTTTCGGCTGCGGGAAAGCCGCCGAACATCCCCGACAGCAGCGGTCCTCGCGACAGCTGATCGGCGCCGTCTTGCGCATGCCCGCCCGCGCGGTGAGACTCGTTCGCGCCCGAGTGCAGCAAGTCAGCGTCGACGAACATCGCTGCCCCTTCCTCGGCCGTCAAGGTCTCGATATTCGGCGGCCATGAGCGACGCCGTCCCGGCGCGTTCTCTCGCCGCCCCGCCTGAGTTGCTGACAAAGCTAATGACGGTGTACTTGCCGGTCAATTCAGTCTCTTTCCCCGCGGCACCGGTATTGACGATCCTCATAAGTTGCTGGCCCCGTCGGCCAAACCGTCGCCGTCGGTGTCGGTCAGCCGGACGTTCCACTTGCCGTCGCCGTCGGTGTCGACGTACTCGGTCACCCCGTTCTCCCCGGCGCACAGCACCCGGTCCGCAATCCCGTTGCCGTCGGTGTCGAGCAGTCGGTCGTCGGCGTGGCCCCGCCCGTCGAAATCGACCAATGGACCGCCGGTGTGCTCGACCCCGTCGAGCCCAAACCAGCGCAGCTGCCCACCCCGGTCGACGGCTACGGCCCACGTCCCCGTTCCGTCATCGGTGAAGTAAGCCTCCGGCGTGCCGTCGTTGTCGAGGTCGAGCACGGCATGATCGGCCATTCCATCGCCGTCGAAATCCGCCAGCGCGTCGTCGCGCAACCCGTCGCCATCGAAATCGAGACCAATCGCGTCGGGCCGGCCGTCGCCGTCAAGATCGAGGTCCGGTTGACCGTTCCAGATGGCCGCCACGCCGTTGTCTCCGGCCAAGCAATAGTCCATGCGTACTCGGACGCTTAACCCACCACTACGGGTTCCCGTGCGATCGCCACCAGGCAACCAGCTCCGCGCTGGCCTCTTCGGTGGTCAGCGGCCCGCGGTCCAGCCGGAGTTCTTTCAGGTAGCGCCACGCTTCGCCGACCTGCGGGCCTGCCGGGATGTCGAGCAGTTCCATGATCTGGTTTCCGTCCAGATCGGGGCGTATCCGCGCCAGATCCTCCTGGGCGGCCAATTCGGAGATCCGCGCCTCCAGCCGGTCGTAGCTGGCCTGCAGCCGGGCGGCCCGCCGCTTGTTGCGGGTCGTGCAGTCGGCACGCACCAGCTTGTGCAGCCGAGGCAGCAGCGGTCCGGCGTCGGTGACGTAGCGGCGCACCGCCGAATCGGTCCACTTGCCGTCGCCGTAGCCATGGAACCGCAGATGCAGATACACCAGCTGCGAGACGTCGTCGACCATCTGCTTGGAATACTTCAACGCCCGCAGCCGCTTTCGGGCCATCTTGGCGCCGACCAGCTCGTGGTGGTGAAAGCTCACGCCGCCGTTCGGCTCGTGCCGTCGGGTGGCGGGCTTGCCGATGTCGTGCAGCAGCGCGGCCCAGCGCAGCACCAGATCCGGGCCGTCATCTTCTAGGGCGATGGCCTGCCTCAAGACGGTCAGCGAATGCTGGTAGACGTCTTTGTGCTGGTGGTGTTCGTCGATGGCCATCTGCATGCCACCGACCTCGGGCAGCACCACCTCGCCCATGCCGGTCTGCACCAACAGGTCGATGCCGGCCACCGGGTCGTCGCCGAGCAGCAACTTGTCCAGCTCGGCGGCCACCCGTTCGGCGCTGATCCGGGCCAGCTGCGGGGCCATCTCTTCGATCGCCTCCCGCACCCGCGAGGCGACGGTGAAGCCGAGTTGTGAGACGAACCGTGCGGCGCGCAGCATCCGCAGCGGGTCGTCGCCGAAGGACACCGATGGCGCCGACGGGGTGTCCAACACTCGCGCGCGCAGTGCCGCCAAACCGCCCAGCGGATCGAGGAATTCGCCCGGCCCGGTCGGCGTGATGCGGACCGCCATCGCGTTTGCCGTGAAATCGCGGCGAACCAAATCGTCGTCGAGACGCTTGCCGAAACGCACCTCGGGATTGCGCGACACCTGGTCGTAGGTGTCGGCGCGGAACGTGGTGACCTCCAGGCGGTGCTCGCCCTTGCCGACACCGACGGTGCCGAATTCGATTCCCGTTTCCCACACCGCGTCGGCCCACTGCCCCACGATTTGTCGGACCTGCTCGGGTCGGGCGTCGGTGGTGAAGTCCAAGTCAGGACTCAGCCTGCCCAGCAAGGCATCCCGCACCGAACCGCCGACAAGATACAACTCGTGGCCCGCGGCATCGAACATCGAGCCCAGCTCGCGCAGCAGGGGGGCGTGCCTGTTCAGGGCGACCGCGGCGGCGGTTAATAGGTTGGCATCGTCGGTGGCTTCCGGCACGTTCGATCAGCCTAGTCGGACGGGGATCGCGGCCGCTCACATGTAAAGGGGCGCTCGCGGCGTTGAGTGTGCGCTCATGGCTTCGGGTGTGTATCCAGGGTGGGGATCTCGCCGATTTTCCGCCATGGAAGCACGTTGGAAGCACACGCGATGCTGCCCAGGCATTTCTGAATCCAGGTGCGCGCGGCGCCGTAACGCCCCGGGCCAGCGGCGAGTATGTCCTGAAGACCGTGCCGTGCCAGCTACTATCGCTTGGGTGTCGGACGGCGAACAAGCCAAACCACGTCGGCGCCGAGGAGGGCGCCGGGGTCGTCGTACTGCCGGCGCCGCCGACAACCCTAAGGACGACCAAGCGACCGCCGACTCCGCACCGACCAAACCGCGCCGATCGCGCTCTTCCCGCCGCACGGCGGAGCGGCTGCGCACTGTGCACGAAACGTCCGCCGGCGGGCTGGTCATCGACGGTATCGACGGCCCGCGCGACGCGCAGGTCGCGGCGCTGATCGGGCGCGTCGATCGGCGCGGACGGATGCTGTGGTCGTTGCCCAAGGGCCATATCGAGCTCGGCGAGACCGCCGAGCAAACCGCCATTCGTGAGGTCGCCGAGGAGACCGGGATCCGGGGCAGCGTGCTGGCCGCGCTGGGACGCATCGACTACTGGTTCGTCACCGATGGCCGCCGGGTGCACAAGACCGTGCACCATTATCTGATGCGCTTCTCCGGCGGCGAGCTGTGCGACGAGGATCTCGAAGTGGCCGAGGTGGCCTGGGTGCCGATGCGGGAACTGCCGGCGCGGCTGGCCTATGCCGACGAACGTCGGCTGGCCGAGGTGGCCGACGAGCTGATCGACAAGCTGCAGAGCGACGGTCCCGCCGCACTTCCGCCGTTGCCACCCAGCTCACCCCGGCGCCGCCCGCAGACGCATTCGCGGACCCGGCATTCGGACAAGCCCGTTACGGGCCGGAAGAACGGTCACGGGCCCGGGCCGTGACCAAGCCGCGACTTCGCCGGGCCGGCCTGTTGCGCCTTGCCGCAGTGGTCGGGATCGTGGCCGGTTTTGCGGTGCTCACCGGGCCGGCCGTGCCGCGCGTCGCCGCGGGCGAGCCCGGATCGACGCCCTTTGTCCGGATCCGCATCGACCAGGTGACCCCGGACGTGGTCACCACGACGAGCCAACCCGTCGTCACGGTCAGCGGAATCGTGACCAACGTCGGTGACCGCCCAGTCCGCGACGTCATGGTCCGGCTGGAGCACGCTCCGGCGGTCACCGCCTCGGTGGGCCTGCGCACCTCCCTGGACGGGGGCACGGACCAGTACCAGCCGGCCGCGGACTTCCTCACGGTGGCACCCGAGCTGCAGCGCGGGCAAGAAGCCGGCTTCACCCTGTCCACCTCGCTGCGCTCATTGACCAAACCGTCCCTGGGCATCGAAAAGCCCGGGATCTACCCGGCCCTGGTCAACGTCAACGGAACGCCCGACTACGGCGCCCCCGCCCGGCTCGACAACGCACGGTTCCTGCTGCCCGTGGTCGGCGTGCCACCCGACCACGCCGACGACCTCGACTCCGCCGTCGCGCCCGACACCTCCAAACCCGTGTGGATCACCATGCTGTGGCCGCTGGCCGACCGGCCCCGCCTGTCCCCCGGCGTACCGGGCGGCACGATTCCGGTTCGGCTGGCCGACGACGACTTGGCCACCTCACTGGCCAACGGCGGGCGACTCGACATCCTGCTGTCCGCGGCCGAGGTCGCCACCAGCCACGACGTCGATCCCGACGGGGCCGTCGGCCGCGCGCTGTGCCTGGCCGTCGACCCGGATCTGCTGGTCACCGTCAACGCGATGACGGGCGGCTACGTGGTGTCCAATTCACCCGACGGCCCCGCTCAGCTACCGGGCACCCCGACGCATCCGGGCACCGGTCAGGCCGCCGCGACCGGATGGCTGAACCGACTGCGGGCGCTGGCCCACCGGACCTGCGTGGCGCCGCTGCCCTATGCGCAGGCCGACCTGGACGCCCTGCAACGCGTCAACGATCCGGGGCTCAGCGCGATCGCCACCGACGGCGTCGGCAGCATCGTCGACCGCATTCTGGACATATCCTCCACCCGCGGGGCCACCCTGCTGCCCGACGGCCCGTTGACCGGCCGCGCGGTCGACCTGCTGGGCGCCAGCGAGAGCACCGTCGCCATTGCCGCCGCCGACTTGTCCGCCGAGGATCCGAGCGGCGACGGCCCCGCCAGCGTCGACACCGCGCCCAGGCGGTTGTCCCCGCATGTGGTGGTGGCGCCGTTCGACCCGGCCGTCGGCGCCGCGCTGGCCGGCGCCGGCGACAACCCGGCCGCCCCGACCTATCTGGATCCCTCGCTGACGGTTCGGCTCGCGCACGACTCGGACGTCGCCCGACGCCAGGATGCCCTTGGCTCCATCTTCTGGCACCCCCTGCAGCGCGACGACGCGCCGCGCACCCAAATCCTGGTTCCCCCCGCGACATGGAACCTGCAGACCGACGACGCGCAGGTCATCCTGACCGCGCTGGCCACGACCATCCGTTCCGGCCTTGCGGTGCCGCGACCGTTACCGGCGGCGATCGCCGAGGCCGCGGCCAGCAACGAGCCGCCGGAGCAGGCGGGCGTCGTGGACGGCTCGGGCGCCGCACGCGGCCGGTTCAACGACGACGTCACCGCGGACATCGCCGGCCGAGTCGCCCGCCTGTGGGGTCTGACCTCGGCGCTGAGCACCGACGAACGCACCGGGCTGACCGGTGTCCAGTACACCGCGCCGCTGCGCGAGGACATGCTGCGCGCGTTGAGCCAATCGGAACCACCCGATACCCGTAACGGGCTGGCTCAGCAGCGGCTGGCGGTGGTGGGTAGGACGATCAACGACCTGTTCGGCGCGGTCACGATCGTCAACCCGGGCGGCTCCTACACCCTGGCCACCGAGCACAGTCCCCTTCCGCTGGCGCTGCACAACGGCCTCGCCGTTCCCATCCGGGTGCGGCTGCAGGTCGACGCTCCCCCCGGGATGACCGTCACCGACGTCGGCCAGATCGAATTGCCGCCGGGATACCTGCCGCTGCGGGTGCCCATCGAGGTGAACTTCACCCAGCGGGTCGCCGTCGACGTGACGCTGCGG
The nucleotide sequence above comes from Mycobacterium malmoense. Encoded proteins:
- a CDS encoding CCA tRNA nucleotidyltransferase — protein: MPEATDDANLLTAAAVALNRHAPLLRELGSMFDAAGHELYLVGGSVRDALLGRLSPDLDFTTDARPEQVRQIVGQWADAVWETGIEFGTVGVGKGEHRLEVTTFRADTYDQVSRNPEVRFGKRLDDDLVRRDFTANAMAVRITPTGPGEFLDPLGGLAALRARVLDTPSAPSVSFGDDPLRMLRAARFVSQLGFTVASRVREAIEEMAPQLARISAERVAAELDKLLLGDDPVAGIDLLVQTGMGEVVLPEVGGMQMAIDEHHQHKDVYQHSLTVLRQAIALEDDGPDLVLRWAALLHDIGKPATRRHEPNGGVSFHHHELVGAKMARKRLRALKYSKQMVDDVSQLVYLHLRFHGYGDGKWTDSAVRRYVTDAGPLLPRLHKLVRADCTTRNKRRAARLQASYDRLEARISELAAQEDLARIRPDLDGNQIMELLDIPAGPQVGEAWRYLKELRLDRGPLTTEEASAELVAWWRSHGNP
- a CDS encoding DUF6049 family protein, translated to MTKPRLRRAGLLRLAAVVGIVAGFAVLTGPAVPRVAAGEPGSTPFVRIRIDQVTPDVVTTTSQPVVTVSGIVTNVGDRPVRDVMVRLEHAPAVTASVGLRTSLDGGTDQYQPAADFLTVAPELQRGQEAGFTLSTSLRSLTKPSLGIEKPGIYPALVNVNGTPDYGAPARLDNARFLLPVVGVPPDHADDLDSAVAPDTSKPVWITMLWPLADRPRLSPGVPGGTIPVRLADDDLATSLANGGRLDILLSAAEVATSHDVDPDGAVGRALCLAVDPDLLVTVNAMTGGYVVSNSPDGPAQLPGTPTHPGTGQAAATGWLNRLRALAHRTCVAPLPYAQADLDALQRVNDPGLSAIATDGVGSIVDRILDISSTRGATLLPDGPLTGRAVDLLGASESTVAIAAADLSAEDPSGDGPASVDTAPRRLSPHVVVAPFDPAVGAALAGAGDNPAAPTYLDPSLTVRLAHDSDVARRQDALGSIFWHPLQRDDAPRTQILVPPATWNLQTDDAQVILTALATTIRSGLAVPRPLPAAIAEAAASNEPPEQAGVVDGSGAARGRFNDDVTADIAGRVARLWGLTSALSTDERTGLTGVQYTAPLREDMLRALSQSEPPDTRNGLAQQRLAVVGRTINDLFGAVTIVNPGGSYTLATEHSPLPLALHNGLAVPIRVRLQVDAPPGMTVTDVGQIELPPGYLPLRVPIEVNFTQRVAVDVTLRTPDGLRLGEPVRLSVHSNAYGKVLFAITMTAAAVLVLLAGRRLWHRFRGQPDPADLDRPDPPHPRPSGMHDEIDDRVDQEHRV
- a CDS encoding pullulanase yields the protein MDYCLAGDNGVAAIWNGQPDLDLDGDGRPDAIGLDFDGDGLRDDALADFDGDGMADHAVLDLDNDGTPEAYFTDDGTGTWAVAVDRGGQLRWFGLDGVEHTGGPLVDFDGRGHADDRLLDTDGNGIADRVLCAGENGVTEYVDTDGDGKWNVRLTDTDGDGLADGASNL
- a CDS encoding NUDIX hydrolase translates to MSDGEQAKPRRRRGGRRGRRTAGAADNPKDDQATADSAPTKPRRSRSSRRTAERLRTVHETSAGGLVIDGIDGPRDAQVAALIGRVDRRGRMLWSLPKGHIELGETAEQTAIREVAEETGIRGSVLAALGRIDYWFVTDGRRVHKTVHHYLMRFSGGELCDEDLEVAEVAWVPMRELPARLAYADERRLAEVADELIDKLQSDGPAALPPLPPSSPRRRPQTHSRTRHSDKPVTGRKNGHGPGP
- a CDS encoding DUF2563 family protein, producing the protein MFVDADLLHSGANESHRAGGHAQDGADQLSRGPLLSGMFGGFPAAESFHGAVTSAHAQHVKTLQGHRETLTELGRKAHYAANEFTDMDDRNAAEMRAVRCSSDTSAFRI
- a CDS encoding alpha/beta hydrolase; protein product: MQLRYISIPHLIAEAGGHPWAIDKSLQTGRPAQISDLARVFHDAGRCTAESNKAFDEARRRFEASWNRENGEHSINDSAEVQRTARALGAQSLQLPKIAVDLENVAAALAEAQRTSEVAISTLESQLQRLDDLLGQALHLEKDPQLGAGDRAALEAFIRACEDDAIRDTKSALGQLQSIRGGYSAYLQRSLVTLRTDGYDATVLQAVDAPEWSANPEEPLPLPSVGTNAEDVNRWWRTLNAEQQGRLIDDHPPELGNLNGIPVVVRSRVNTAVMNDDLHRVEDLAEQCRVSVNDVLGDPAKYGATAAAIARYANARRTREGLKTSAVAVNERTGKRPDVFLLRYEPEAFGGEGVAAIAMGNPDTAANTAVLVKGSGTGVREATLANLDGAHLFRESAHADVGKETAVVMWVGYDAPDSWFDPGLWEPNMARAGGQLLASDVNALAVTHQGAPAHMTVVGHSYGSTVVADAAAGYGMHSNDVVLVGSPGTDLAHSAADFHLSPGGHLYVGAASGDAVTWLPDQVTGPGLIGLTWGGLGEDPSVDGYGSTRFKAEAPGNSVNPVHDHRRYFEDGSESLFSISDVVSGHGDALQRDGMTARHRGEYWLGEWVDPETLRPATTGHRHRTATG